DNA sequence from the Leptospirillum ferrooxidans C2-3 genome:
TTTTCATGTCCTCATATCGATCGCTTTTCTTCTCCTTTCCTTTTGTATCGGTCACGGTTCTGGGGAAGAAACAGGGCCGGTGGAAGTTCACGTAAGGGTTCAGGTGCTCCCGACAGAAGGTATTGACCTCCTTGGAAAAGACTTGGGGAATATGGGCATATCCCAGATGCTTTCTCACCACGGAAGCATTCTTGGATTCTGCCAGGGCATTGTCGTTTGAGTGTCGTGGCCGGCTCTTGGTAAGCTCGATCAGGAGCTTCTTCAGGAGCTTGGCGACCTGGTAGTTGATATATTCCGATCCGTTGTCGGCATGAATGCCCAGAATCACGAAGGGAAAGGCCTCTATCATCTCTTTTAAAACCGGGATCAGGTAGGCTTCGCTGATCTTCTCGCAAGTGGCCACCACTTGGTACTGGGTCACGCAATCGACGGCATTGATGTGATAGACCCCTTTCTGCCCGTCCTGGTCTCCCTGATGCACGCTGTCGATCCGGAGATACCCGGGAGAGCCTTCCGGACGGGGAGCGCGTCGTTCCCCAATGGGAGCTTTCGTGGACCGGGTTTTCGTCCAATGCCGGCGTTTTGAGATGTACTCTTTGCCGCCCCTCAGGTTGTACAGGTGGGAGACCGAAATCCCGGAGAGGACAGCATACTTTTCTTCTCCGTAGATCTTAACGGCCCGCTCCATCAGCTTCTTCGTGGCGGGTCCGGAAAGGGTTCCATGCCGTTCATCCATCTCTGCCAGAAGAGCCACATCGCGAGGAGTAAAAACTCTCTTGAATCCCTGCCTGGGCGACTGGTATCCCAGTGTCACCGTCCCCGTGGCCTGAAACTTCCGGACAAGCCGGGTCACCTGCTGGCGGGAGAGTCCGGTCATCCGTTCAAGATACCGAAGGACCACACCCTTCTCCTTCCGTCCTAGTTTCTCATACCCAAACCGCGTCAGGGTGCGCTGAACAAAGGGGTATCGTTCCTCCTTGACCACACAGAACAGGCTCTCTATTCCTTTCAAAAACTCTTCTACTTGCATCAGCGTTTTGAGCTTCGCCTCGTCCATATTGATCACCATGCCCTATATTATGAACGATTCGATCTCTTTCAGACTCATTTCTTACTGGAATCACGAACCCCCTTTCAGACTCATACCATATTGGATGAGGCTGTCCCTGGCTTCACAAACCCGATCAGTGTATTCTCTTCCATGTGGCGTGCTCCCTTGGCTGAATTGTTGTGGTTCGGCAACCACATTTCAGCAGGACACGCCTTTTCTTTTCAATCCCTCCAAACACCACTTTCCATCATAACTCGTATGACTCCTCATCCAACTGGTTAGTATTTCCGGAAAAATATATGTACCTTCAAAGTAGATCAACGCTCAACTTTTTTCACAAATTCGCTTGCACAGGCATAGGAGAGATGAATGCAGATGGGGATCCAACAGGGTGGAAAAAGGAAAGAATCATTAGAAGCATTGAGAGGATTAGCATCTATAATTGTTGTATTATGGCATTCTATACTTGGATTCCATCCAGAATGGGTTGGTATATTTCAAAATTCTTCAATAAATTTCAGATTGCCTTGCAAGTATTATTTCGTATTAATGAACGGAACTGGCGCAGTAATTTTATTTTTTG
Encoded proteins:
- a CDS encoding integrase catalytic domain-containing protein, coding for MVINMDEAKLKTLMQVEEFLKGIESLFCVVKEERYPFVQRTLTRFGYEKLGRKEKGVVLRYLERMTGLSRQQVTRLVRKFQATGTVTLGYQSPRQGFKRVFTPRDVALLAEMDERHGTLSGPATKKLMERAVKIYGEEKYAVLSGISVSHLYNLRGGKEYISKRRHWTKTRSTKAPIGERRAPRPEGSPGYLRIDSVHQGDQDGQKGVYHINAVDCVTQYQVVATCEKISEAYLIPVLKEMIEAFPFVILGIHADNGSEYINYQVAKLLKKLLIELTKSRPRHSNDNALAESKNASVVRKHLGYAHIPQVFSKEVNTFCREHLNPYVNFHRPCFFPRTVTDTKGKEKKSDRYEDMKTPFEKFKSLLCSESCLKPGVTMSQLEKIALSKTDNEAAEQMNIARDSLFQSWTERPEKRA